Proteins from one Anopheles nili chromosome 2, idAnoNiliSN_F5_01, whole genome shotgun sequence genomic window:
- the LOC128721427 gene encoding patched domain-containing protein 3-like, which produces MNGNGHYNDKTPQNGTVPHSAAESECSESNFNHLSCMGRLSYHVSMAIGKFFYRLGYWIANNAWKTIGLCWLLVALCSIGFIRFHKEKSPMKLWIPQGSKFQHDTNWLIEHFQEGNRIESVMITAPDVLVPEVLQTLASITEEVESFKFHNSEGQQLGWTDVCHKVPLIAEYTADGDRKKTTSQDLVESEETTRRPKKSKPLFTPVVDVPSFLFCPMVERLAMGCYGSSLLELWKYDRSVIAGLSKEAIVDKLNRTTISPTTGHTVQFAELLGDVKRDWNGRIISAGSLVTHWFVHVNFSEVDSDVSGNAAGTEDWVTENAVLWEEKFLKIVAKVKRELSNNETDIYYAAGRSYGDISEESMFKDMDKLIYGGMVMFVYMQLVLSKFSWTEFRVILGSVGLMSVGMGFISGCGIVAALGVSYGPVHTSLPFLLMGLGVDDMFVMMACYRKVRKANPDLPLAERMGLMLQHAGASITVTSLTDIVAFIVGSITVIPSLQSFCIYAAAGVFMMFTFVITFFVAIFTLDEIRIASRRNSFLLWVVHDEKSTSLWCEYNLMHRFINMLYSKILLTKVGKTVVILAVVLMTTANVRSLLKLRQKFDPNWFIPEETYYNQFVVKTIEHYPNAGYEALLLFGNLNYTAELPNLISVTHQLENRTDILHSVSSWVTSFQDFVYTHYDKDVAVDTLSDSDFRKYLTKFLYSYEGGRYQMNIKFASKLKCGQPAPNITVTTMDFEFKPFKEREEYLPAKYAVEDILEKSNISTGDHYRTLWAKIFGNWVTDEIIDTEIYRNISLALIGVMFCSVVLIVNLQICFWIFICVLLTLVNVGGLMQVWGLTLDLVSCIALQLAVGLCVDYAAHIGHTFLTINKGDRNRRSLETVLHIGAAVFYGGGSTILSLSILSGSQAYTYRTFFKIFLLVIAYGLFHGTILLPVILSLIGPAPYSGSLNSLNTINNNPSPSSKVCRDGTEMISFIGEQKPNLNGSEF; this is translated from the exons ATGAATGGCAATGGACATTACAACGATAAAACTCCACAGAATGGCACGGTTCCGCATTCGGCAGCGGAATCGGAATGCAGCGAGTCGAACTTTAACCACCTGTCCTGCATGGGACGCCTGTCTTACCACGTGTCGATGGCGATTGGGAAATTTTTCTACAG ACTCGGGTACTGGATTGCCAACAATGCCTGGAAAACGATCGGATTATGCTGGCTGCTGGTGGCCCTGTGCAGCATCGGTTTCATTCGATTCCACAAAGAGAAGAGCCCGATGAAGCTCTGGATACCGCAAGGATCAAAGTTCCAGCACGATACCAACTGGCTAATAGAGCACTTTCAGGAGGGAAATCGCATTGAATCGGTCATGATAACCGCACCGGACGTTCTAGTTCCAGAAGTTTTACAGACA CTTGCCAGTATCACAGAGGAAGTGGAGAGTTTCAAGTTCCACAACAGCGAGGGACAACAGCTGGGATGGACGGACGTTTGTCACAA AGTGCCTTTGATCGCGGAGTATACGGCGGATGGTGACCGtaaaaaaaccacctcccAGGATTTAGTGGAGTCAGAAGAAACGACACGTCggccaaagaaaagcaaaccactTTTCACGCCCGTCGTCGATGTGCCTTCATTCCTGTTTTGTCCCATGGTTGAGCGCCTTGCAATGGGTTGCTACGGGAGCAGCTTGCTGGAGTTGTGGAAGTACGACCGGTCCGTGATTGCGGGCCTTTCGAAGGAAGCGATCGTGGACAAGTTGAACCGGACTACCATAAGTCCTACGACTGGGCACACTGTGCAGTTTGCGGAGCTGCTGGGTGACGTGAAGCGAGACTGGAACGGCCGGATAATTTCCGCCGGATCGCTTGTTACGCACTGGTTTGTGCATGTAAATTTCTCCGAGGTTGACTCGGATGTCAGTGGCAACGCGGCTGGTACGGAGGACTGGGTCACGGAGAACGCCGTGTTGTGGGAGGAGAAGTTCCTGAAGATCGTCGCCAAAGTCAAGCGGGAACTATCGAACAACGAGACGGACATCTACTACGCGGCCGGCAGGAG CTACGGAGACATCAGCGAAGAATCGATGTTCAAGGATATGGATAAACTGATCTACGGAGGAATGGTCATGTTCGTGTACATGCAGCTGGTGCTTTCCAAATTTAGTTGGACCGAGTTCCGG GTCATCCTCGGATCCGTGGGACTGATGAGCGTAGGGATGGGTTTCATTTCCGGGTGTGGCATAGTTGCGGCACTCGGAGTGTCCTACGGCCCGGTGCACACATCGCTGCCATTCCTGTTGATGGGTCTCGGCGTCGACGATATGTTTGTCATGATGGCCTGCTACAGAAAGGTGCGCAAGGCAAACCCTGATCTTCCGCTGGCAGAGCGCATGGGGTTGATGCTGCAGCATGCTGGCGCTTCGATAACGGTTACCTCGCTGACCGATATTGTTGCTTTCATAGTCGGTTCGATTACGGTCATTCCGTCCTTGCAGTCGTTTTGCATCTATGCGGCAGCCGGCGTGTTCATGATGTTCACCTTCGTAATCACCTTTTTCGTTGCCATATTCACACTGGATGAGATCCGGATCGCCAGCCGGCGTAACTCCTTTTTGCTGTGGGTGGTGCACGACGAAAAATCTACCTCACTATGGTGCGAGTACAATTTAATGCATCGTTTCATCAATATGCTCTACTCAAAGATTCTGCTTACGAAAGTCGGCAAAACGGTTGTCATACTGGCGGTGGTACTGATGACGACGGCGAATGTGCGCAGTTTACTGAAGCTGCGTCAAAAGTTCGATCCCAACTGGTTCATTCCGGAAGAAACGTACTACAATCAGTTCGTGGTAAAGACTATTGAACACTATCCTAACGCAGGCTACGAAGCGCTGCTGTTGTTTGGCAATCTCAACTATACCGCCGAACTTCCCAATCTGATAAGCGTTACGCACCAGCTtgaaaaccgaaccgacaTACTACACAGCGTAAGCTCGTGGGTGACCTCATTTCAGGACTTTGTATACACCCATTACGACAAGGACGTTGCCGTAGATACGCTTAGTGATAGCGATTTTCGAAAGTACTTGACAAAGTTCCTCTACAGCTACGAAGGCGGTCGGTATCAGATGAATATAAAGTTCGCTTCTAAGCTAAAGTGTGGACAACCTGCCCCGAATATTACCGTTACGACGATGGATTTCGAGTTCAAACCGTTCAAGGAACGCGAAGAATACTTACCGGCAAAGTACGCAGTTGAGGACATTCTGGAGAAAAGTAACATCAGTACAGGCGATCACTATCGCACATTGTGGGCCAAAATATTCGGCAATTGGGTGACGGACGAGATCATAGACACGGAGATCTACCGGAACATTTCGCTTGCGTTAATTGGTGTCATGTTCTGTTCGGTGGTGCTGATAGTAAACCTACAAATTTGCTTCTGGATCTTCATCTGCGTGCTGCTAACGCTGGTCAACGTCGGTGGACTGATGCAGGTTTGGGGACTAACGCTGGATTTGGTGTCTTGTATAGCGTTGCAGCTTGCCGTTGGACTGTGTGTCGACTATGCGGCACATATTGGTCACACTTTTCTTACTATCAACAAAGGTGACCGAAATCGTCGAAGTCTGGAGACGGTTCTGCACATCGGGGCGGCCGTTTTTTACGGCGGTGGCTCAACAATTCTATCGCTTTCAATACTCTCCGGGTCACAGGCTTACACATATAGgacttttttcaaaattttccttCTCGTAATCGCCTACGGACTGTTTCATGGTACGATCCTACTTCCTGTGATACTAAGCCTGATAGGTCCTGCACCCTACAGTGGATCATTGAACAGCCTGAACACAATCAACAACAACCCAAGTCCTTCGAGCAAAGTATGTCGGGATGGTACCGAAATGATTTCGTTTATCGGAGAACAAAAACCTAACTTGAATGGCTCGGAGTTTTAA